In Gasterosteus aculeatus chromosome 15, fGasAcu3.hap1.1, whole genome shotgun sequence, a single genomic region encodes these proteins:
- the nin gene encoding uncharacterized protein nin isoform X7, giving the protein MDDTQEQDQYEERLKEVFNSFDASGSGSLSPEELADLCLSLQLDDATPALLHTLLQSQDRLAARVDFDQFKDALILVLSSTLEPRQEEQETVSKPESPEIKPKFVKGSKRYGRRSTPEFTEPIAGFSEVTDANTAAEEDPEDKYDSAVPRKRERWNAHETSTEEYEAEGQMHLWNPDEPSTPRGAVQPRSPGLEERLRDACDELQIPWDGCAGYSELHALCEHLRLEPHLDVLQNLTSDGVMDVQEFVSRVLNPNKPPTPASSTPYRQLKRHHSTQPFDEGGRRTTTSSALTSTIGMRLFSTLDDGTGFTPVEYILDAWMDEGIENSTEILQALNFSLDGKLSLCDLTMALENELLLTKNGIHQAALASFKAEIRHLLESVDRELGEKEKIRSDLEKAEKLKTQLATEVDERHAAIEHTNNLNLRKLEQEHKEKLAAVRSELMTEMDQMQVQAGLQREKLEAEVDKIKEEESFLRDHLSISVKENRRLEMELLDSTEKLVEAQSQNTKLQTFLDNVMKEKLGDLDPGSADILLHEERIKELRRGYEAQYRELQDRIDELQSELQEFHSLGRVNLTCHKPLSEELESKSPGMESDPGIGSEDVQPFSVSLEAEMMLEQLKERHLQEMGDLQNQLESKINAFDELEGKQGKTNEDQRAAALQYQQEVQALREEMASVQSHRQELQSQLEQAELERTFLQQKQVEEREELDLQKEEVGNLRQQLLESHTYSADLEEQLKTLNAKQAEADEHLVKGMDELRKQHAVEIKKLLEEQDELFEARLEEEGKRVQEEQAELVKRLLGNCEREKELSQQRHEEELNARLEEAKGRFEEEREETVQRLTEQWQTQRAQLDEQNNESLQVLLEEEMLRLVREQEEKEGNLRERWESERAQLEERQEEALLNRIRQEKSQVQEKFEQREKRLREEWERQRLQLEEDYEGMLQERLKEEREKFETEKQEEEQRGQRLMAEERARLEESHREAMRELSGKHTAERDALHCMLDKLRDDIAQESSEASRLADENHVLRQKIAALKEEDLKAVQEELIRTLQHMKNGKIEDQKAAENFEKQISKLQLQSQRLEDEKVMLLEKNAQNISDIENLRQQLAELTKENESREVLATKEKNKLAACVFALEAELTKALQDSAQLEQRSVQLSQQLSVLRGKAVQVDSMESELSHLVEERISVDKETLSLCSQLAAAQERVRTVDETLQAVNHQSARLKSDLRVSQQERDSLQHEVDVVHKKLQNVNDKNRVLEMALHSSGLQSKSKKLYREEMSRLVDQEQQLLRQENERLHADVLNAKADLAHCREKVRQLDASLVSLKQHKHIQASLVTALEQENALLKHELQAQKELAKDGGAGLGHSGLEVLQQENESLKVRTFQLSTQLIAAYHLHLGGLVPPSPHRMPRGQHRGEEPDNMQDERERKMKTMEARMREIELSLRNVKMLLKEKVVQLKDQLHKNGKADVLIKDLYEENTELLKALQITEQRQKITEKKNYLLEEKISSLNKIVRDLNPSPLPSLPYHYKCT; this is encoded by the exons CGCTGGAATGCTCACGAAACAAGCACAGAGGAGTACGAGGCAGAAG GCCAGATGCATCTCTGGAACCCCGATGAGCCGAGCACGCCTCGGGGGGCCGTCCAGCCTCGGTCCCCCGGTTTAGAGGAGAGACTGCGCGACGCCTGCGACGAGCTGCAGATACCGTGGGACGGATGTGCCGGTTACTCGGAACTCCATGCGCTCTGTGAGCACCTGAGGCTGGAG ccACATTTGGATGTGCTCCAGAATCTAACCAGCGACGGAGTGATGGATGTTCAGGAGTTTGTCTCCAGAGTTTTGAACCCCAACAAACCCCCCACGCCGGCCTCCTCCACGCCCTACAGACAGCTCAAACGACACCACTCCACCCAG CCCTTTGACGAGGGAGGTCGGAGGACCACCACTTCTTCTGCTCTGACTAGCACCATCGGCATGCGTCTCTTCTCCACCCTTGATGACGGTACCGGTTTCACTCCAGTGGAATACATTTTGGATGCCTGGATGGATGAGGGAATAGAAAACAGCACTGAAATCCTGCAG GCCTTGAACTTCAGCCTAGATGGCAAACTGAGCCTTTGCGATCTCACCATGGCACTTGAGAATGAGCTCCTCCTCACTAAGAACGGGATCCACCAGGCGGCACTGGCCAGCTTCAAAGCTGAGATCAGACATCTTCT aGAGAGCGTAGACAGAGAACTCggtgagaaagagaaaatacGATCAGACTTGGAAAAAGCCGAGAAACTAAAGACTCAGCTCGCCACTGAGGTGGATGAACGTCACGCTGCGATTGAACATACGAACAACCTCAATCTCAG GAAGCTTGAACAGGAGCACAAAGAGAAGCTCGCAGCGGTACGATCTGAGCTGATGACGGAGATGGATCAGATGCAGGTGCAGGCCGGCCTGCAGCGCGAGAAACTGGAAGCAGAGGTGGACAAGATCAAGGAGGAGGAATCCTTTCTCCGAGACCACCTCTCCATTTCTGTGAAG gaaaacagacGCCTTGAAATGGAGTTGTTGGACAGTACTGAAAAACTAGTGGAGGCACAAAGCCAAAATACAAAACTCCAGACTTTTTTGGACAACGTTATGAAAGAAAAG TTGGGAGACTTGGATCCCGGCAGTGCAGACATCTTACTCCACGAGGAGCGTATTAAAGAACTACGCAGAGGCTACGAAGCTCAGTACAGG GAGCTGCAGGATCGTATTGACGAGCTGCAGTCAGAGTTGCAGGAGTTCCACAGTCTTGGACGAGTTAATTTGACCTGCCACAAGCCCCTCTCTGAAGAGCTGGAGAGCAAAAGCCCCGGCATGGAGTCTGATCCAG GAATCGGTTCAGAGGATGTTCAGCCCTTCAGCGTGAGCCTTGAGGCAGAGATGATGTTGGAGCAGTTGAAGGAGAGACACCTCCAGGAAATGGGGGATTTGCAAAACCAGCTGGAAAGCAAG ATCAATGCATTTGACGAGTTGGAAGGAAAGCAGGGGAAGACCAACGAGGACCAGAGAGCTGCAGCCCTCCAGTACCAGCAGGAGGTCCAGGCCCTGAGGGAGGAGATGGCCAGCGTTCAGAGCCACAGGCAGGAACTCCAGAGCCAGCTGGAGCAGGCAGAGCTGGAGCGGACCTTTCTGCAGCAGAAGCAGGTCGAGGAGAGGGAAGAGCTGGATCTGCAGAAGGAGGAAGTGGGGAATCTCAGACAACAACTGCTCGAGTCTCACACCTACTCTGCagacctggaggagcagctgaagacCCTCAACGCCAAGCAGGCCGAGGCGGATGAACATCTTGTGAAAGGAATGGACGAGCTGAGGAAACAACACGCCGTTGAGATCaagaagctgctggaggagcaggatgaGCTTTTTGAAGCAAGACtggaagaggagggaaagagagtGCAGGAAGAACAGGCTGAGTTGGTTAAGAGATTGTTGGGTAATTGCGAAAGGGAAAAGGAGCTATCGCAGCAAAGACACGAGGAAGAGCTGAACGCCAGACTAGAGGAGGCAAAGGGGAGGTTTGAGGAAGAGCGCGAGGAGACTGTTCAGAGGCTGACGGAGCAGTGGCAGACACAGAGGGCTCAGCTGGACGAGCAGAATAATGAGTCTCTGCAGGTGCTGCTGGAAGAAGAGATGTTGAGACTTGTCAGGGaacaagaggagaaggagggcaaCCTCAGGGAGCGGTGGGAGAGCGAACGGGCCCAGCTCGAGGAGCGTCAGGAGGAGGCCCTGCTCAACAGAATACGTCAAGAAAAGTCACAGGTGCAAGAGAAGTTTGAGCAGCGGGAGAAAAGGCTgagggaggagtgggagaggcagaggctgcagctggaggaggattACGAAGGGatgctgcaggagaggctgaaggaagagagggagaagtttGAAAccgagaagcaggaggaggagcagcgaggCCAACGCTTAATGGCAGAGGAGAGGGCTCGTCTAGAGGAGAGCCACCGTGAGGCCATGAGGGAGCTGTCGGGTAAGCACACCGCAGAGAGGGACGCTCTCCACTGCATGCTGGATAAACTACGAGACGACATCGCTCAGGAGAG TTCTGAGGCCAGTCGTCTAGCTGACGAGAACCACGTGCTCAGACAGAAGATTGCTGCCTTGAAGGAAGAAGACCTGAAAGCGGTCCAGGAGGAGCTGAT ACGCACGCTGCAGCACATGAAAAATGGGAAGATTGAGGATCAAAAGGCGGCAGAGAATTTTGAGAAACAG ATTTCAAAGCTGCAGCTGCAAAGCCAGCGACTCGAGGATGAGAAAGTGATGCTGTTGGAGAAAAATGCCCAAAACATTTCTGACATTGAGAATCTCCGACAGCAGCTGGCAGAGCTGACAAAGGAGAACGAGAGCAGGGAGGTGCTCGCCACTAAGGAGAAGAACAAG CTggcagcgtgtgtgtttgctctggaGGCAGAGCTGACCAAAGCTCTGCAGGACTCTGCACAGCTGGAGCAGCGCAGCGTCCAGCTGTCACAGCAGCTCTCTGTCCTCAGAGGGAAG GCGGTCCAGGTGGACTCCATGGAGAGTGAGCTCAGCCACCTGGTGGAGGAGCGGATAAGTGTGGATAAGGAGACGCTGAGCCTCTGCAGCCAGCTGGCCGCCGCTCAAGAGAGG GTGAGGACAGTGGATGAAACTCTTCAGGCTGTGAACCATCAAAGCGCTCGCCTCAAGTCAGACCTCCGTGTTTCGCAGCAGGAGAGGGATTCCCTTCAACACGAAGTGGACGTTGTGCACAAGAAGCTGCAGAATGTTAATGATAAA AACCGCGTTTTGGAGATGGCCTTGCACTCGAGCGGCCTCCAGAGTAAAAGCAAGAAGCTGTACAGAGAGGAGATGTCCCGGCTGGTGGACCAGGAGCAGCAACTGCTGAGGCAGGAAAACGAAAGGCTTCACGCTGACGTCCTCAACGCCAAAGCAGACCTGGCTCATTGCAGAGAAAAG GTCCGCCAGCTTGACGCTTCCCTCGTGTCCCtgaagcagcacaaacacattcaGGCCTCCCTGGTGACGGCCTTGGAGCAGGAGAACGCCTTGCTGAAGCACGAGCTCCAGGCACAAAAGGAGCTCGCCAAG gacgGCGGAGCAGGACTAGGACACTCGGGGCTGGAGGTCCTGCAACAGGAAAACGAGTCGCTCAAAGTCCGAACGTTTCAGCTGTCCACGCAGCTGATAGCG GCGTATCACCTTCATTTGGGGGGACTTGTGCCTCCGTCCCCTCACAGGATGCCTCGGGGACAGCACCGAGGCGAAGAACCGGACAACATGCAG GACGAAagggagaggaagatgaagactATGGAGGCGCGTATGAGGGAAATTGAACTGTCGCTGCGCAACGTCAAGATGCTGCTAAAAGAGAAGGTTGTTCAGCTGAAAGACCAG CTGCACAAGAATGGCAAAGCAGACGTATTGATCAAAGACCTGTATGAGGAGAACACcgagctgctgaaagctctgcaGATAACGGAGCAGCGGCAGAAaatcacagagaaaaagaacTACCTGCTGGAAGAGAAGATCTCCAGCCTCAACAAGATAGTGCGTGACTTAAACCCCTCGCCGCTTCCATCGCTACCGTATCACTACAAATGCACATGA
- the nin gene encoding ninein isoform X1 yields METSLQQARAHKGRVLSCGMDDTQEQDQYEERLKEVFNSFDASGSGSLSPEELADLCLSLQLDDATPALLHTLLQSQDRLAARVDFDQFKDALILVLSSTLEPRQEEQETVSKPESPEIKPKFVKGSKRYGRRSTPEFTEPIAGFSEVTDANTAAEEDPEDKYDSAVPRKRERWNAHETSTEEYEAEGQMHLWNPDEPSTPRGAVQPRSPGLEERLRDACDELQIPWDGCAGYSELHALCEHLRLEPHLDVLQNLTSDGVMDVQEFVSRVLNPNKPPTPASSTPYRQLKRHHSTQPFDEGGRRTTTSSALTSTIGMRLFSTLDDGTGFTPVEYILDAWMDEGIENSTEILQALNFSLDGKLSLCDLTMALENELLLTKNGIHQAALASFKAEIRHLLESVDRELGEKEKIRSDLEKAEKLKTQLATEVDERHAAIEHTNNLNLRKLEQEHKEKLAAVRSELMTEMDQMQVQAGLQREKLEAEVDKIKEEESFLRDHLSISVKENRRLEMELLDSTEKLVEAQSQNTKLQTFLDNVMKEKLGDLDPGSADILLHEERIKELRRGYEAQYRELQDRIDELQSELQEFHSLGRVNLTCHKPLSEELESKSPGMESDPGIGSEDVQPFSVSLEAEMMLEQLKERHLQEMGDLQNQLESKINAFDELEGKQGKTNEDQRAAALQYQQEVQALREEMASVQSHRQELQSQLEQAELERTFLQQKQVEEREELDLQKEEVGNLRQQLLESHTYSADLEEQLKTLNAKQAEADEHLVKGMDELRKQHAVEIKKLLEEQDELFEARLEEEGKRVQEEQAELVKRLLGNCEREKELSQQRHEEELNARLEEAKGRFEEEREETVQRLTEQWQTQRAQLDEQNNESLQVLLEEEMLRLVREQEEKEGNLRERWESERAQLEERQEEALLNRIRQEKSQVQEKFEQREKRLREEWERQRLQLEEDYEGMLQERLKEEREKFETEKQEEEQRGQRLMAEERARLEESHREAMRELSGKHTAERDALHCMLDKLRDDIAQERRKIEISFGQRIEEVESRFSGDQQSAAERFQADLLKLEQHYQSELKALSEKHVEQKSHWEAQVHEALENAGEQIRMMQEAVEQEKKTLHQEWTDELHDIESLHEKETEELVMTTWRLQSELDDFVSSAQSKEIALSRQLNDLHNRLQGSLETKDQHVAQLERKALEAELLLSQTVEDFKQEREELLSSQSELQAKYAELLSISEGQITERIELLTERDDLRMAIEELETLLRQAAVDFELERKELQEHASILEEKSENNREDDREGLLAERDVLKIRIKELELLFNQVTSSAGKAKEEAINESNKNDDVDLETSEALDGGIKTAGHNDENDTIDYRDLPEVHRALSGDSNLREAEGDPEVDRCCAGIEHEGPESMSRTGLRSDVHIGNHSTVEYKNKAPVSPQMPCELISSPEAFGGVDAHGDGENKDACVVVPTWISEDPPRGDEPCHETAVDPSPLEETAEGSPADAEVRCSTDDSHHGTQEIELVSDPEWEHLTAKEEDQCAHYCLNEDADCEDLKLKALYNTTCHENILLHEKISLLQQKTEILENLLAYNAEKIKTAHQILEENYGLKVKMLLLMEHVKELEVEASKTTGVQIRYEDCLCENAKLKDQNGELAKRVWSLESRVNIIHEFQDQQMALVDEISRMRAENAELSMLFGELERRREILSTTVQSAASLPRDLRTVTSLEDSCEEFEDQNTKLRRAIAALQGKSQWLNATTQAHSSEASRLADENHVLRQKIAALKEEDLKAVQEELIRTLQHMKNGKIEDQKAAENFEKQISKLQLQSQRLEDEKVMLLEKNAQNISDIENLRQQLAELTKENESREVLATKEKNKLAACVFALEAELTKALQDSAQLEQRSVQLSQQLSVLRGKAVQVDSMESELSHLVEERISVDKETLSLCSQLAAAQERVRTVDETLQAVNHQSARLKSDLRVSQQERDSLQHEVDVVHKKLQNVNDKNRVLEMALHSSGLQSKSKKLYREEMSRLVDQEQQLLRQENERLHADVLNAKADLAHCREKVRQLDASLVSLKQHKHIQASLVTALEQENALLKHELQAQKELAKDGGAGLGHSGLEVLQQENESLKVRTFQLSTQLIAAYHLHLGGLVPPSPHRMPRGQHRGEEPDNMQDERERKMKTMEARMREIELSLRNVKMLLKEKVVQLKDQLHKNGKADVLIKDLYEENTELLKALQITEQRQKITEKKNYLLEEKISSLNKIVRDLNPSPLPSLPYHYKCT; encoded by the exons CGCTGGAATGCTCACGAAACAAGCACAGAGGAGTACGAGGCAGAAG GCCAGATGCATCTCTGGAACCCCGATGAGCCGAGCACGCCTCGGGGGGCCGTCCAGCCTCGGTCCCCCGGTTTAGAGGAGAGACTGCGCGACGCCTGCGACGAGCTGCAGATACCGTGGGACGGATGTGCCGGTTACTCGGAACTCCATGCGCTCTGTGAGCACCTGAGGCTGGAG ccACATTTGGATGTGCTCCAGAATCTAACCAGCGACGGAGTGATGGATGTTCAGGAGTTTGTCTCCAGAGTTTTGAACCCCAACAAACCCCCCACGCCGGCCTCCTCCACGCCCTACAGACAGCTCAAACGACACCACTCCACCCAG CCCTTTGACGAGGGAGGTCGGAGGACCACCACTTCTTCTGCTCTGACTAGCACCATCGGCATGCGTCTCTTCTCCACCCTTGATGACGGTACCGGTTTCACTCCAGTGGAATACATTTTGGATGCCTGGATGGATGAGGGAATAGAAAACAGCACTGAAATCCTGCAG GCCTTGAACTTCAGCCTAGATGGCAAACTGAGCCTTTGCGATCTCACCATGGCACTTGAGAATGAGCTCCTCCTCACTAAGAACGGGATCCACCAGGCGGCACTGGCCAGCTTCAAAGCTGAGATCAGACATCTTCT aGAGAGCGTAGACAGAGAACTCggtgagaaagagaaaatacGATCAGACTTGGAAAAAGCCGAGAAACTAAAGACTCAGCTCGCCACTGAGGTGGATGAACGTCACGCTGCGATTGAACATACGAACAACCTCAATCTCAG GAAGCTTGAACAGGAGCACAAAGAGAAGCTCGCAGCGGTACGATCTGAGCTGATGACGGAGATGGATCAGATGCAGGTGCAGGCCGGCCTGCAGCGCGAGAAACTGGAAGCAGAGGTGGACAAGATCAAGGAGGAGGAATCCTTTCTCCGAGACCACCTCTCCATTTCTGTGAAG gaaaacagacGCCTTGAAATGGAGTTGTTGGACAGTACTGAAAAACTAGTGGAGGCACAAAGCCAAAATACAAAACTCCAGACTTTTTTGGACAACGTTATGAAAGAAAAG TTGGGAGACTTGGATCCCGGCAGTGCAGACATCTTACTCCACGAGGAGCGTATTAAAGAACTACGCAGAGGCTACGAAGCTCAGTACAGG GAGCTGCAGGATCGTATTGACGAGCTGCAGTCAGAGTTGCAGGAGTTCCACAGTCTTGGACGAGTTAATTTGACCTGCCACAAGCCCCTCTCTGAAGAGCTGGAGAGCAAAAGCCCCGGCATGGAGTCTGATCCAG GAATCGGTTCAGAGGATGTTCAGCCCTTCAGCGTGAGCCTTGAGGCAGAGATGATGTTGGAGCAGTTGAAGGAGAGACACCTCCAGGAAATGGGGGATTTGCAAAACCAGCTGGAAAGCAAG ATCAATGCATTTGACGAGTTGGAAGGAAAGCAGGGGAAGACCAACGAGGACCAGAGAGCTGCAGCCCTCCAGTACCAGCAGGAGGTCCAGGCCCTGAGGGAGGAGATGGCCAGCGTTCAGAGCCACAGGCAGGAACTCCAGAGCCAGCTGGAGCAGGCAGAGCTGGAGCGGACCTTTCTGCAGCAGAAGCAGGTCGAGGAGAGGGAAGAGCTGGATCTGCAGAAGGAGGAAGTGGGGAATCTCAGACAACAACTGCTCGAGTCTCACACCTACTCTGCagacctggaggagcagctgaagacCCTCAACGCCAAGCAGGCCGAGGCGGATGAACATCTTGTGAAAGGAATGGACGAGCTGAGGAAACAACACGCCGTTGAGATCaagaagctgctggaggagcaggatgaGCTTTTTGAAGCAAGACtggaagaggagggaaagagagtGCAGGAAGAACAGGCTGAGTTGGTTAAGAGATTGTTGGGTAATTGCGAAAGGGAAAAGGAGCTATCGCAGCAAAGACACGAGGAAGAGCTGAACGCCAGACTAGAGGAGGCAAAGGGGAGGTTTGAGGAAGAGCGCGAGGAGACTGTTCAGAGGCTGACGGAGCAGTGGCAGACACAGAGGGCTCAGCTGGACGAGCAGAATAATGAGTCTCTGCAGGTGCTGCTGGAAGAAGAGATGTTGAGACTTGTCAGGGaacaagaggagaaggagggcaaCCTCAGGGAGCGGTGGGAGAGCGAACGGGCCCAGCTCGAGGAGCGTCAGGAGGAGGCCCTGCTCAACAGAATACGTCAAGAAAAGTCACAGGTGCAAGAGAAGTTTGAGCAGCGGGAGAAAAGGCTgagggaggagtgggagaggcagaggctgcagctggaggaggattACGAAGGGatgctgcaggagaggctgaaggaagagagggagaagtttGAAAccgagaagcaggaggaggagcagcgaggCCAACGCTTAATGGCAGAGGAGAGGGCTCGTCTAGAGGAGAGCCACCGTGAGGCCATGAGGGAGCTGTCGGGTAAGCACACCGCAGAGAGGGACGCTCTCCACTGCATGCTGGATAAACTACGAGACGACATCGCTCAGGAGAG GAGGAAAATCGAGATCAGCTTCGGCCAGAGAATCGAGGAAGTGGAGAGTCGTTTCTCAGGTGATCAACAGTCGGCTGCAGAACGTTTTCAGGCTGATCTTTTGAAACTTGAACAGCACTACCAAAGTGAGCTGAAGGCTCTTTCTGAGAAGCATGTCGAGCAGAAGTCCCACTGGGAGGCACAAGTACACGAGGCGCTGGAGAACGCAGGGGAACAAATAAGAATGATGCAGGAGGCTGTGGAGCAAGAAAAGAAGACGCTGCACCAGGAGTGGACAGATGAACTACATGACATAGAAAGTCTCCATGAAAAGGAAACGGAGGAACTTGTGATGACAACCTGGCGGCTGCAGAGTGAGCTAGATGACTTTGTCAGTTCAGCTCAGAGCAAAGAGATCGCGCTGAGCAGGCAGCTGAATGACCTCCACAACCGGCTTCAAGGGAGCCTGGAAACCAAAGACCAGCACGTGGCTCAGCTTGAGAGGAAAGCGCTGGAGGCTGAGCTCCTGCTGAGTCAAACCGTGGAGGATTTCAAACAGGAGAGGGAGGAACTCCTGAGCAGCCAGTCCGAACTTCAGGCAAAATACGCAGAGTTGCTTTCCATCTCCGAGGGGCAGATTACGGAGCGGATCGAACTGTTAACCGAGCGCGACGATTTGAGGATGGCGATCGAGGAGCTGGAGACGCTGCTCAGACAGGCGGCCGTGGACTTTGAGCTCGAGAGGAAGGAGCTGCAGGAACACGCGTCCATCCTTGAGGAAAAGTCGGAAAACAACCGAGAGGACGACAGAGAGGGGCTGCTTGCAGAAAGAGATGTGCTTAAAATCAGAATTAAAGAGCTAGAGTTGCTTTTCAATCAGGTCACATCTTCTGCAGGAAAGGCTAAGGAAGAAGCAATTAatgaatcaaacaaaaatgatgaCGTTGATTTAGAGACCAGTGAAGCCCTCGATGGGGGGATCAAGACCGCTGGTCACAACGATGAAAACGATACCATTGATTATCGAGACCTGCCCGAAGTCCATCGAGCTCTTTCTGGAGATTCAAATCTCAGGGAAGCTGAAGGAGACCCTGAAGTAGACCGTTGCTGTGCAGGGATTGAACATGAAGGCCCTGAATCAATGTCTCGTACTGGCCTCCGCTCAGACGTTCACATAGGAAATCATTCAACGGTTGAATACAAGAACAAGGCCCCAGTTTCCCCGCAGATGCCTTGTGAGCTGATCTCCTCCCCCGAGGCGTTTGGAGGTGTCGATGCTCATGGAGACGGTGAGAATAAAGACGCGTGTGTTGTTGTTCCTACTTGGATCAGTGAAGACCCTCCCCGGGGAGACGAGCCGTGTCATGAGACCGCGGTGGATCCCTCGCCGCTGGAGGAGACGGCTGAGGGGTCGCCAGCGGACGCTGAGGTCAGGTGTTCAACAGATGACTCTCATCACGGCACACAGGAAATTGAACTCGTTTCAGACCCAGAATGGGAACATTTAACCGCTAAAGAAGAGGATCAATGCGCACATTATTGTCTGAATGAAGATGCCGATTGTGAGGACCTTAAACTGAAAGCTTTGTATAACACCACCTGCCACGAGAACATCCTTCTGCATGAGAAGATTTCTCTGCTTCAACAGAAGACTGAGATACTAGAGAACCTTCTGGCTTATAACGCTGAAAAGATCAAAACTGCCCACCAGATACTGGAAGAAAACTATGGCCTCAAAGTCAAGATGCTACTTCTGATGGAGCACGTCAAGGAGCTGGAGGTCGAGGCCTCAAAGACGACCGGCGTTCAGATCAGGTATGAAGACTGCCTGTGTGAGAATGCCAAACTGAAGGACCAAAACGGTGAACTTGCAAAGAGAGTTTGGAGCCTTGAAAGTCGAGTAAACATTATCCACGAATTCCAAGACCAGCAGATGGCGCTGGTGGACGAGATCAGCCGGATGAGAGCGGAGAACGCCGAGCTGTCCATGTTGTTCGGCGAGCTGGAGAGGCGCCGTGAGATCCTTTCGACGACCGTCCAATCGGCGGCGTCTCTCCCGCGGGACCTTCGGACTGTGACTAGTCTGGAGGACAGCTGCGAGGAGTTTGAGGACCAGAACACCAAACTTCGCAGAGCCATCGCGGCGCTGCAGGGCAAGTCGCAGTGGTTAAATGCAACGACGCAGGCTCATAG TTCTGAGGCCAGTCGTCTAGCTGACGAGAACCACGTGCTCAGACAGAAGATTGCTGCCTTGAAGGAAGAAGACCTGAAAGCGGTCCAGGAGGAGCTGAT ACGCACGCTGCAGCACATGAAAAATGGGAAGATTGAGGATCAAAAGGCGGCAGAGAATTTTGAGAAACAG ATTTCAAAGCTGCAGCTGCAAAGCCAGCGACTCGAGGATGAGAAAGTGATGCTGTTGGAGAAAAATGCCCAAAACATTTCTGACATTGAGAATCTCCGACAGCAGCTGGCAGAGCTGACAAAGGAGAACGAGAGCAGGGAGGTGCTCGCCACTAAGGAGAAGAACAAG CTggcagcgtgtgtgtttgctctggaGGCAGAGCTGACCAAAGCTCTGCAGGACTCTGCACAGCTGGAGCAGCGCAGCGTCCAGCTGTCACAGCAGCTCTCTGTCCTCAGAGGGAAG GCGGTCCAGGTGGACTCCATGGAGAGTGAGCTCAGCCACCTGGTGGAGGAGCGGATAAGTGTGGATAAGGAGACGCTGAGCCTCTGCAGCCAGCTGGCCGCCGCTCAAGAGAGG GTGAGGACAGTGGATGAAACTCTTCAGGCTGTGAACCATCAAAGCGCTCGCCTCAAGTCAGACCTCCGTGTTTCGCAGCAGGAGAGGGATTCCCTTCAACACGAAGTGGACGTTGTGCACAAGAAGCTGCAGAATGTTAATGATAAA AACCGCGTTTTGGAGATGGCCTTGCACTCGAGCGGCCTCCAGAGTAAAAGCAAGAAGCTGTACAGAGAGGAGATGTCCCGGCTGGTGGACCAGGAGCAGCAACTGCTGAGGCAGGAAAACGAAAGGCTTCACGCTGACGTCCTCAACGCCAAAGCAGACCTGGCTCATTGCAGAGAAAAG GTCCGCCAGCTTGACGCTTCCCTCGTGTCCCtgaagcagcacaaacacattcaGGCCTCCCTGGTGACGGCCTTGGAGCAGGAGAACGCCTTGCTGAAGCACGAGCTCCAGGCACAAAAGGAGCTCGCCAAG gacgGCGGAGCAGGACTAGGACACTCGGGGCTGGAGGTCCTGCAACAGGAAAACGAGTCGCTCAAAGTCCGAACGTTTCAGCTGTCCACGCAGCTGATAGCG GCGTATCACCTTCATTTGGGGGGACTTGTGCCTCCGTCCCCTCACAGGATGCCTCGGGGACAGCACCGAGGCGAAGAACCGGACAACATGCAG GACGAAagggagaggaagatgaagactATGGAGGCGCGTATGAGGGAAATTGAACTGTCGCTGCGCAACGTCAAGATGCTGCTAAAAGAGAAGGTTGTTCAGCTGAAAGACCAG CTGCACAAGAATGGCAAAGCAGACGTATTGATCAAAGACCTGTATGAGGAGAACACcgagctgctgaaagctctgcaGATAACGGAGCAGCGGCAGAAaatcacagagaaaaagaacTACCTGCTGGAAGAGAAGATCTCCAGCCTCAACAAGATAGTGCGTGACTTAAACCCCTCGCCGCTTCCATCGCTACCGTATCACTACAAATGCACATGA